In one Nicotiana sylvestris chromosome 8, ASM39365v2, whole genome shotgun sequence genomic region, the following are encoded:
- the LOC138875897 gene encoding uncharacterized protein yields the protein MVVPKAKAILPRPPPPYTQRLAKQKNVNQFKKFIEMIKRLSINVPLVEALEQMSGYTKFMKKLVTKKRSMDCDHQNDSSSKCNCALDQNSKIPTLSPFHIPLGVQVLAKALCDLGANINLMPYSVFKTLGIGQSRATSMRLQIADRTMKRPLGIINDVLVRVEKFILPDDFVILNCEVDYEVPIILGRHFLTTGKALVDVESGELTFRVGDKNFVFHVCKSMRHMNSTKVCSFVDLVTEVIVDDTSAMVNVEDPLEAVLLNLDVNEDEGRVECVNALHEMGSYSYEPRKLSLDLENRKTLSIKP from the coding sequence atggtagtgcccaaggctaaggctatcttgccaaggcctcctccaccttacACTCAAAGACTTGCGAAGCAAAAGAATGTAAAccaatttaagaagtttattgagatgatAAAAAGATTGTCGatcaatgttcctttggtggaagctcttgagcaaatgtCGGGTTACACCAAGTTTATGAAAAAGTTGGTGACAAAAAAGAGATCTATGGATTGtgaccatcaaaatgactcatcaagtaagtgcaattgtgcactcgaCCAAAACTCGAAGATCCCGACGCTTTCACCATTCCATATACCATTAGGAGTGCAGGTTCTTGCAAAGgcattgtgtgatttgggagcaaacATAAACTTGATGCCTTActccgtgttcaaaactttgggtattggtcaatcaagagctacttcaatgagattgcaaattgcagatagaacaatgaagaggccgcttggtattattaatgatgttcttgtccgggtggaaAAGTTTATCCTGCCTGATGACTTTGTGATTCTGAACTGTGAAGTCGACTATGAGGTGCCGATAATATTGGGAAGGCATTTCCTAACAactgggaaggcattggttgatgtggaatCAGGGGAGCTCACCTTTCGAGTGGGTGACAAAAATtttgtctttcatgtgtgcaaatcaatgagacataTGAATAGTACTAAAGtttgctcttttgtggatcttgtcacggaggtgatagttgatgatactagtgccatggtcaatgtggaggatcctttaGAAGCGGTATTGTTGAACCTTGATGTGAATGAGGATGAAGGTAGGGTAGAGTGTGTCAACGCTTTGCATGAAATGggttcttattcttatgagccccgtaagctttctttggatcttgagaacagaAAAACTCTGTCAATAAAGCCCTAA